The genome window ACATCAACGCCTGACATTCTCCATGGTTGCACTAGCTGGCTTCACTGACGCTGATCCTTTTGTCATTAGTCTTCCTTGTAGCTTGTTGGGTAACTCTTTGCGTTACTACGTATTCCATGATGACTGCGAGATGGTGGATGACGGCATCAGGAGGAGAGGTCATTTTAGAAGCACTCTCACATCATGGCTGGGACTATTTTTATTATTCACAGCCTGGTGTTTTGAGTTGATGATTTGACTGCTCTAACTTCTGCAAGAACTCTCTTCCATTCCCGGCCTTTTCGCCAGTTTGGAAGCAAGCGCATGTGCAGCTTTTGCCGCTGCTATACTTCGGATCCACTCTGTTCGTCCGTTATTCAACTCGTGATTTGAATGTTTCTTTTGAACTCAGGAAATGGGAGTAGAACTCGGAGGACCAGGGGTAGACCACTCCCACCCTGGCTACCCTCATCGTCCTATGAACCCGGTATTGGCGACACCTCTCTTTGTCCTCAGCGGGGTCTTTACCGTTCTATTCCTGTGTCGGGTGGTCATAAGGTTTCAGCATCGCCGTCGTTTACGTGAGATTCTTCAGACAGAGGACCAGTGCAAGTTTTCGCGGACCAGCGTCATCTTTGCCTGGATTAAGAAACATGTACTTTATGCACCATTGGTTTCAAAACGGCACAGTCGCGAATTTCAACTGCTAAACAGGCTTCATATGGGAAGCATACCCTTACGACTGGAAGCTACGTTAGTTCTGGGATATATCACGACCAATTTGCTTTTCTTGTTCGTCCTAGTCGACTGGTGGACGGACTATCAAGAAAAGATGTACCAACTAAAATATGCCGCTGGACATCTGGCAGTGATGAATTCACCTGTGCTCGTCTTGAGCGCGGGTCGGAACAATCCCCTCATCCCACTTCTGGGCATTCCTTTCGACACATTCAATTTCCTGCACCGCTGGGTCGGACGAGTCATGATAGCTGGGGCCCTGATTCATATGGGCTGTGTCATTGGGGCCCAGGCAATGCAGGGTGGGTGGTTCAGCCGTCTCAAATGATGGCCGCTGCTGACAAGGGCAACAGTATCCATGGACGCAATCACGAAGGAACTTTGGAGTCAGCCTTTCTATGTATATGGGATGATTGTAAGTGATCCGTCTCGGCGAATGCTTCACCAATTGGCATTACTGATGGCCGTGATGGTAGGCCCTTATTGCATTTGTAGTTATTTTCTTTCAATCAGTATCACCAATTCGGCATGCATTCTACGAAGcctttcttcattttcatATATTCCTCGCAATCATGGCATTTGTTGGGCTGTGGTATCATCTGCGTGGCTTGGCCCAGCAGCGGGTTCTTTTGGCCACGTTGATCCTTTGGGGTCTTGATGTGAGTTATCTGCCCTTGATCAGCTCTTGGTCATCAATTAAGTTCGCACTGCTCATGCTTCTCTCCAGAGGATTGCACGTCTCGTCAGCATTCTCTGGCGGAATTGCGGCAAACAGCGTACTTCTGCTACCGTTGAACTGTTGCCTGGAGACGTCGCCCGGGTTGAGGTCGCTGTGTCGCGTCCCTGGAAATTCAAGGCCGGACAGTATATGTACCTCTATATCCCATCGCTAGGACTATGGACCTCGCATCCGTTCTCCGTAGCATGGACATCCTCAGATCGAATGACAACCAACAAAAAGCGCGATTCAAGCGACTCGTTCAATGTATTGCTGGGGGGACGGCAACGGACTACCATGTCATTCCTGATCAAGCGGCGAGATGGATTTACCAACAAGCTGTTGACGAAGGTTCACAGATCCGAGGCAGGGAGGTTTAACGCGACTGCGTTGGCAGAAGGGCCATTCGGTATGCATCATGACTCTATCCCCTTTTGCGAACGGGAAATATATCATGTGCTTACATACGGGGGACATAGGGGGGCTTCACTCGCTTGCATCTTATGGTACGGTACTGCTCATCGCAGGGGGAATAGGGATAACTCCCCCACTTTCGTACCTGCATGAGTTTGCCGATGGTTTCTCCGACCGATCGATGGCGGTGCGGAGAGTCACCTTGGTATGGGTTGTACGCCACCTGGGTAGGTTCTATAGGTCAAAGAGCAAATGAACATGGTCTAACCCCAGTTAGAACATCTGGACTGGATCCAGCCGTGGATGGCCTCTCTATTCGACCATCCAGCCGTCGAAGCCCCGAACGAGCGCAAGCAAACCTCATACTTTCAGCTTTCTAAATTCTCCTTAACAATTCAAGTCTACGTGACAGCAAAAGGGTATACCACAGACGAACACTTATCCAACAAGAGCCCTTGGACCAAATCGCCACCATCAACTGTGTCTATCAGCATCAAGCACGGCAAACCATCGTTTGCGGAAGTtgtggaggcggagatgGAGCAGCAAGTTGGTGCGATGGCTGTCAGTGTCTGCGGCCCTGGAGGAATGGGCGACGATGTGAGACAGGCCGTTCGTGAACGTCAGAATGGACGGTTGGTTGATCTTTATGAAGATACGTTTTCTTGGTAGATTTGCACTACCATTAGAAATGCTGGCGTTTTGGGATCGTGAATAGAAATACAAATTAGAAGATGTAAGATTTCAGTCATTTCAGTGAAAACAGCGTGGGTTAGCCGTAATGATAGTGTCTTGAACACCCGATAAGGCGAAGAGTTGCCTAATCGGGCAATAGTTGGGTGTCCCAGTCCGCCACGTCTAGACCCTGGACCAACACAAATCCTGGTTCCTGATCTTCAGCCATCGGCTTTTCCCTCCAACATGCTACATTCACCACACTTCACACTTTACACGAAATTCAAGAGGCTGCTGATGACGACGTACTAAATGTCATGATTATTACTCTAAATACTGCTGCAGCGTCTGATCTAcctgtgtgtgtgtgtgtgtgtgtgtgtgtgtgcagccaagcaagcaagcaagcaagcaagcaagcaagcaagcaagcaagcaagcaagcaagcaagcaactAAGCAATCGATCACAGCATACTCTTTGGCGTCTTGATCAAATGCAGATTTACCGGCGTCAAAGCCTTCCCTCTCAGCAAAAACTCCTCAATATTCTCCATCGCCAACCGTTCAAAACCCACATGCGTGTCAACCGTACCGCCGGCATTATgcgacatcatcatcactcgCCCATGTCTCGCCAGCCGGGGATGCACATACGGCTCCTCTGCATGAACATCCAACCCAGCAGCCGAGATCTGCCCTTCATCAAGAGCCCGCAATAGCGCCTCCTCGTCAACCAATGATCCCCGCGCGATATTGATGAACCGCGCCCCGCGCTTGAACTTCCCCAGCCTCTCCGCATCGATCAGCGTCCTCCCCGCAAACGGCGTTGCGACCACCACGCAATCCGCCAACCCCAGCAATTCGTCCAGCTCGCCCATGAACCGCGCGCCAACGGCgttctcggcctcggccgATTTGCGCACGAGATCGTGGTACGCGATCTGCATGCCGAAGGCGGCGTGCGCTTTCTTGGCGATCGTGTACCCGATCTGGCCCAGCCCGATGATGCCTAGGATGCGGCCGCGCGGGTTCAGCGCCGTCAGTGGGGAGTTCTTGTGTGCGTCGAGGAAGCGCTGGGGGTTGCAAGAGTGCGCGGCCTGGTGTGACCAAGCGAGGTTGCGGAAGAccgcaaggatgaggaagagcgTCATGTCGGCGACTGATtctgaggaggcggcggcgccGTTGCAGTATACGATTCCTTTTCATCGCTGTTAGCTAGGCGATTCTGCCTCCGTGCTGGGTTGGGAGCGCACGCACCGTGCTGTGCGAAGATATCTACGTCGGCCCAGTCGTAGCCTGCGCCTGCGGAGGCCATGATGCGTACTGACGGCGGGAGGAGGGGGATGAGTTCCGCGTCCCACCGGCCCATTTCACCACCTGTATTCCAGAAGGGGCGGAAAATTGCATGAAAGTCCCCCCAGCGACGCTCTTTCAGGGCCCGCATGAATTCGCCCCGTTCGCGCTCTGCGGCCGTGGGCTGGATGATTTCGAATTCCGAGGCGAAGCGCTCGTAAACATCGTGGTTGTACTTGATGTTGTCACCTATATGGAGAACTCGATATTTGGACGTCATTTTGCCTTTCGATATTTTTTTTTAAGTTATATACTAGGGCTACGGCTTGTCCTCCATGGGAGTTGTCTTATACAAAAGTATCCCGCCCCGATCAATTGCCGAGATCAAAAACCGATAGCCGACACAGCAGATCTCCGACATCCAACCCGCCCATCTATAGCCGTCACAGACCGATACCAGTACCTGGCCAGCGATGATCTTTTTATAAACTCGAATTATGTCTTTCATAGGTGAGGTGGCTGATCCTCCGACACAAACGACTCCACGCTCTTCTCCGCACGCGCCCTACTTCAATTGAGCTCGGTCAAGATCCCACTCTGCTCTTCGGTAGTCACTCTTCCGAACTGCAAGTCCAACGGCAGAGGCGATGTTCGCGCCGCCAAGAATGTCAAAGATGGCGATGTCCGCACGGAGTTCTCTCGAGAACCAGTTCCGCAGTTCCACTGCCGCCAGGGAATCGACTCCGTACTGATGTATGGGCTTGTCAACGTCGATCTCAGTAAGAGGTAATGAGAGCATCTTGGAGAGCTTGatcttcagctgctctgTCACTGCTGCAGTGATATCGGCTACGGATCCTGCGCTTGCGAAGAGAGCAGCGAAATTGGTATGCTCCGCCTTCCCAAGAATGCCAGCGTCCGTCCCTTCGGCCAATGTCATATGTTGGTAAAATGGCCGCCTGATCCATTCCGTGGTTGTCATGCCTTTCTCCCGCAGCTTTGGAGTCATTCCAACCACCACCTGACTTTTCAACAATGGAATCTCGTCCAGACTTGGATTACAGTAGATATCCAGCAGCGCATGAAGATCAGACTCTGTGATCTGCTGGAAGACAGTACTTGCCAACGTCCTTTCTCGGAGCGCCAAGTTGTCTTTTAAGACACCAACGTTCAGAAACATCCCAAGGTCAAACGACACAGCTTTCTCGCCCATTGCAACGCGGTACCGTGCTAGGCCGTCTTCAAACGTATTGCCAGCGGCGTAACCAGATGCTCCTCGTGCGCCGTATATTCCAGCAACAGATGACATTAACACGAAAAAATTCATTCTTCTCGGAAGAAGCTCGTGTAAATTCCACGAGCCTTGGGCTTTAGGCGTGGTAGAAGCTTTCCAGGATTCGAAAGATATGCCTTCGAAATGAGCGTCCTATGAAAGCAAAGATGTCAGTCAACGTTCTTGGATATCGACTTATCAAACTTACACTAACGACCATCGATGCTTGGACGCATCCTTTGATCGGAGGCATCGTCTGACCAAACTCGTACAAGACGGCTTTCAGGCATTCCCTGTCTGTAATGTCACACGCGGGCGTAGCAACTCTTGCGCCTTTGGCTTCTAGCTCTCTGATCAGGTCGGGGGCATGTGGGTTCTGAGACCCCGATCGCGAAAGTAGAATTAGATTTCGAGCTCCCCTCTCAACAAACCAGCGAGCGATGTTCCTCCCTAAGCCGCCTAGGCCACCTGCGATGAGATATGTTTCATTCGGACTAAACAGGTACTCTGGTCTCGTTTCCAGGACGGTCTATGCTTGGTTAGCTAGCATTCTGTGCACAGCTTTGGAGGGGAGGGGAGCAGCATACCATTACCTCGTCCGTGTCTCTCATCTCCAAAACAGCCTTCCCTGAGTTCTTGCCGCTCTGCATTTGCCTGAATGCAACTTCAATGTCTGATATGCCATAGACTTGAAGTGGATCCGGAAGGGAGATCTTCCCCTCCCTTAACAATGACAATATAGTTTCCAGTGCCGCTGTCACAACGTGTGGGCGATCCATTGTCATCGCGGCCAGATCAACCGCAGCAAAAGTTATATTCTGCTCGAATTGCAACATTGGGAGCTTTGCGTTGGACAAGATATCGTTTTTCCCAATTTCGATGAACCGACCGTACGGTGCGATTGACTCCCAAGAAGCGATAAGCCCTTCGGAAGACAACGAATTGAGAACTACATCGACGCCTTTGTTGTTTGTGAGAAGCTTGATTCCTTTGGCGAATAGCGTGCTTCGACTCGAGAAGATATGGTTCTCGGGAACGTTGTACTTCTCTACCAGGAACCGTTTTTTATTCTCATTGGAGACAGTCGTGAAAACACTCGCACCGAGGAGCTGAGCGATTTGGATGGCAGCTTGCCCCGTTCCTCCAGCACCTGAATGAATCAGGATTGTTTCTCCTTGTTGAAGTCGAGCGATTTGATTGAGCGCGATCCACGCTGTGGCATACGCGACTGGCAAAGCTGCGGCTTCTGAAAAGGAGAGCATAGTGTCTGGAATCTTTATGACGGCCATATTTTCTTTAAGACGGACATAGTTTGCGTGCCGACTGGGATAACACGCCAAAACTCTGTCTCCCGGTTGAAACTTGCGGCATGAGGGTCCAACCTTTGTAACTATTCCTGCGAATTCAGCCCCCAGTGCCTCACTGTCCAACCGTCCCAGTGCAATTAGGACATCCCGGAAATTAAGACCGACACTCTTCACTTGAACTTCGAATTCTGTAGGTTTGAGTGGCTTCCGGTGTGAAGTGTCCTCCACGAAGTGGAGAGTGTTCAACAGACCAGGGGAGCCGATCTCAAGTCTGAGCCGGGGCCCAGCACCGAACTGTCGTAATGCTTTCTGTTGAGGGAGCTTCTTTGCTGAAATTTCCTGGTTGACCCCAGTGGCGTGGACCAGGCGGCCGACGTGAAGCATGCCGTCAAGCTCTGTGTAATCTGTGTCGATGCTAGTATCATGAGTCACAGCAGAGATCGCTAGTTTGGCAATCTGTTGTGCCTGGTGCTTGATCGACGCCTTTTGATCCAGGGAGAGGATGGTCAGTCTTGTCCTGTGGTTTTCCTCTCTGAGGACTCTAAACAGTCCGTCCACGAGCCGATATTTGGGACATGGTTCTTGTCCGCCCCCACCATTTACCCAGATAAGATTCCTCGTAGAAGATAGCAAGCTCTGAAGACGCTTAAACTCTTGCTCGTTTATCTCGTACAGATGGGGACTGTATCCTTCCAGAACCGTGATATCAAGACTGTTTGTGGGATCTTCTTGTATCAGGGAATGTCCCACTGGTCTCTGCGTTACATTGGCCAATCCCGCACGCACGAGCTGTGCTTCAAGCTCACCGGCCAATTCTACTTGCGCATAGTTAGCAGGATCAAGGATGATACTTATCTTCAGCGACTTTTCAACCGCGGGCGTATCATCAACGGCAGTCGAGAGAATTAGACTAGCCTCCTGACAGTCACCGTGGCTATAGTCGTCCATCACGACATCGCAGCCAGAAAATCCGGCTTCCTTCAAGTGTCTGTCCCATTGGGCTGGGTCTGCGCATGGATTCTTCTGACGGTAGGGCTCGAGTCCTGAGAGTGTCAGAGAAGCTTGTGCAATTTCAGCTTTAGGGcagagaagggaaagacGTACCTCGCCACCATCCTTCAAACAAGCCAAAGACAAACGTCGTCCGGATAGCGCCCGGCCGGGTGATTTCGATGAGTATAAGCTTTCCCCCACTGTAGGAGATGATATCAGTTATTACTCGCATATAGTTTCGGCACATTAATGGAACGACCATACGGCTTCAGCAACTTGCGGACATTCTTCAGGCTCGCAGACAAATCTTTTGTAGCATGCAAAACCTAAGGTAGCAGGCAGGTTAGATGGTGTCCCTACTCTCAAAACGTACAAACTCATGAGCTCACCAGAAATGCAACAACCATGTCATATGTTCCACATTCGAATCCCTCCAGCCCAGGATCCTGCTCGATATCAAGCATCTTGAACCTCATCCGCGTGCCCTGAGATGCAAACAGGTCCTGTGCCTTCGGAAAGAATGACCCAGATATATCCGTGAAGTTCCATTGACCATAGCGAGGCACCGTGGCATCGTTTTCCGAGTTTGTAGAAAGGACCTTGAGGC of Aspergillus fumigatus Af293 chromosome 2, whole genome shotgun sequence contains these proteins:
- a CDS encoding NADPH oxidase family protein — encoded protein: MGVELGGPGVDHSHPGYPHRPMNPVLATPLFVLSGVFTVLFLCRVVIRFQHRRRLREILQTEDQCKFSRTSVIFAWIKKHASYGKHTLTTGSYVSSGIYHDQFAFLVRPSRLVDGLSRKDVPTKICRWTSGSDEFTCARLERGSEQSPHPTSGHSFRHIQFPAPLGRTSHDSWGPDSYGLCHWGPGNAGWVVQPSQMMAAADKGNSIHGRNHEGTLESAFLCIWDDCPYCICSYFLSISITNSACILRSLSSFSYIPRNHGICWAVVSSAWLGPAAGSFGHRIARLVSILWRNCGKQRTSATVELLPGDVARVEVAVSRPWKFKAGQYMYLYIPSLGLWTSHPFSVAWTSSDRMTTNKKRDSSDSFNVLLGGRQRTTMSFLIKRRDGFTNKLLTKVHRSEAGRFNATALAEGPFGGLHSLASYGTVLLIAGGIGITPPLSYLHEFADGFSDRSMAVRRVTLVWVVRHLEHLDWIQPWMASLFDHPAVEAPNERKQTSYFQLSKFSLTIQVYVTAKGYTTDEHLSNKSPWTKSPPSTVSISIKHGKPSFAEVVEAEMEQQVGAMAVSVCGPGGMGDDVRQAVRERQNGRLVDLYEDTFSW
- a CDS encoding D-mandelate dehydrogenase-like dehydrogenase: MTSKYRVLHIGDNIKYNHDVYERFASEFEIIQPTAAERERGEFMRALKERRWGDFHAIFRPFWNTGGEMGRWDAELIPLLPPSVRIMASAGAGYDWADVDIFAQHGIVYCNGAAASSESVADMTLFLILAVFRNLAWSHQAAHSCNPQRFLDAHKNSPLTALNPRGRILGIIGLGQIGYTIAKKAHAAFGMQIAYHDLVRKSAEAENAVGARFMGELDELLGLADCVVVATPFAGRTLIDAERLGKFKRGARFINIARGSLVDEEALLRALDEGQISAAGLDVHAEEPYVHPRLARHGRVMMMSHNAGGTVDTHVGFERLAMENIEEFLLRGKALTPVNLHLIKTPKSML